From the Cloeon dipterum chromosome 4, ieCloDipt1.1, whole genome shotgun sequence genome, the window AGGACATATGCCAGCGATCAGCGACTCAAAAATGCCACAACACTCTTAATTATGAACACACAAAAAACTCGCGCGCCCAGGTTAATacaaacatgaaaaataaaagttttgcgGAGTTCTCCAAATGAGAGCGTTGCTTTGATCACGTCGTCCCTTTTTTTTGGTGCTGACGTGAGAATAAAAGTGGTTTTGAAGCTCTACTGGCTTTTAATTTGTAGCATTGGATGGTGTTTAATTGACGgttacatatttttacttaaattaataagCAGAAAGACCATAAACGCTTTATTTGACCATGAAAgtgatatttataaattaatattagttgcatattaacaaatttcttAGTGTGCAGGCCATGAATTTCCTTGTGGTGTAAAAGTGTGTAGGTAGAAAATAAGCGGAAAAGAGGCTTTCCTCACAACTTCCCGAACACGCCATCCATAATAACGTCGTATCAGATCCAGTTTCAGGCAGATCTTAAACTCCGCCTAAGTGTTGAAGCACAAAAATCGAGCAGTGAGAGTGATTCACTTGTGCATCCTCTGATGTAATAGCACTCCCAAGTGAACGCGTTTCCCTATTGTGCGGTGTTTaatatttcctgttttttGACGCATCACGATCATTCTGGGATCAGCTCACAGAGAACCACACCTGTTGACGCTCAGCGCTGGAATGAAAAGGCACCTGAATGGCAGCGAACGCAACGAGCCAAATATGATAATCTCCCtgaaagcaataatttatccTTTGTGGCGCGCGGCCGACGTGAATTTTACCTTTAACATATATGTAACGCGGCACACAAAGAGCCGAGCAAACCGAAAGTTGCTATCGcatctgtttaaatttaaagcgaATTCCTTTCTCAATCCGCTAGCTGTGGGATTGGTCAGGTGGTTCTGAAgcgattttttaactcaattatCCAGCTTCACaatggaaatggaaatttctaCTGGAACACACagtgtattaaaaaattctagggTTGGGTTTCTGCtctcatttatttccaaaaacaatggcgaaaatttatatagctgtttattctcacaatttgattataaatgaaaaaatagaatCTCTGTTGAAAGGTTGGTACCGCGTAGACCTATTCAGCTAACTAGAGGAACCCAAGACTAGTCGAGCGGTGGCGAAATTTGGAATTCTGACCATTAGAAACTAAAATATGGGCGTGatggcaatattttcaaaaacctgAAATATACCATAATTTTGTATactgtttctttttaataaaaaattcaggcaAAATGCCATTCCAGATTTTTACGTTTCAAAGATGACTgagtcaaaattgaaaatattcattttcaaatttgagttccaTTTCAGGAATTCAACTTTAGTGACCTTTCCTGGACATAGGCTCAGATGGTTTAACGTTATACCATCCGTGAATTTCCAAATGACTATATTAGTTTCGTAGTTTGTAGCTTGACCCACGCTCTGATACTCGTGGAAAATTGTCCATTGCGAGCAACGGAGCGAATCTTCAAAACCCCCTAATATTACTTGCTGCTATATATAGTGATAGTTTCAGAGTCCCAAAAAAGGAGCACGCGCTTACATACAGCGCTTGTAGCGAAACTTTTCCCAGGTTGTGAGAAGCGCGGCGGTGACCAAAAAGCAAAACTGGTTTCTTGTTTGAGaattacaataatattataatgagaataaacatGAATAATAAAGCTGACACAAAACCTTACTTGcgtgaaaaatagtttttgtgTGATGACGAGCCAATACACATTTCCTtctaaagtattttttctaggactatatttatataatttttcttttaaaatcaagaggagtttactttttaatttcgaagaTGATAGTCGAATCGAAAGTGATCATTGAGACATGCACTTTCGGTGTGCGTAGTGCTCAATGAACGGACTCGTACTGCGCAACCACATTAAATATGATCCATTATTTCTACACACGATTACGATTACAACTGTACGTGCCAAGTGAATGGATAAGTTTCCAACAATTACGTTTAATGCAACATACCATGGTATATTTCGAGCACTTTTATTCAACGTctcaattgaattatttttaaccaaactaTTGGCTACCATTGTTGAGCGCAAGCTTTGCGTGCACTTGCAATGTGAGACTCCGAGTGATGTTTGGGGGGTCGAGTGCGCGATAATTTGCACTGGTCTACGTTTGACTCTCTGCATTGCAATTACTTGGTCCATTCGGATTTAGGTGGATTGCGAAAACTTTCCGACTCGCTAATACTTGCTAGTTTGCACCTTTGCAGcgtgcgtgaattaatttcactggGCGAATGTCTTGCggttcaataaaagacctcggtgcgggggtAGTGACatgagctggtccttttctggagtgagcttcctccaatgaggcccgcGCGCCtatgttattcgttcgcgatgtGGTTGGGACGTGGGGTTTTCGTGAGTTTACTTTGCGAGGTTGcccatttcaaaaaatgtgaaccgttaaaaaagtaagcaatcaaaaattgatttttgtggtatgcatacataaaatttgatctgGCTTTCTTACTAAAGCTTGTAAAAAAAGCTGAATGCCTCTCGTCATAACGGCcgctatatttaaattttgatgaaacgtggtttgaattaaaaaaagaatcattttttgtatctttaaaaaattttcaaactatttttaatcgaggctgttttttgttaatttgatgCTGCAAACTCTACTCGTCAAGTTAATAGAATATCACATGATACTTGAACTGTTCTACATtcagaaatttccaaaactaGATTgttctcttttaaatttacatcgcTCAATCATTCTGCATTATATGTGTATGGctaaaaaagctcaaaatatattttttactttggtaTGTAGGCAACCGGCATTTGGTCCCCGCCAACCCGGTTGCATACGTGTAAATATTGACTGGTCATGATTTTTCtcgaaattataaaacaatgtTCCTTAATTagattcaattttccctttctttAACACTTAGGCGCAccctaattattattattcgttATTAAGTTACTTGAAATCTTCATTGACAATGCAAAGGACGgcaataaaactttttccaGTCAAGATGATTAAACCCTAAACGGCACAGGGCCCACTCATGACCACGAAGAAAAGCTAGCCAACTCACTTTTAATCAAACTGCacttaaaatttgtgaaattctTAATTACCATATAGCTCATGAGTCATgattcaaagaaataaaaatatactgctGATACCCAACTACCTGAGCATTTGACAAGAATTAAATAGAGCAGCTTTCCATCGTAAgggatttgaaataaagaactATTTTTCTGCGCACTACGTTTTGCTGGCCCTTTGATCTTCAacgggtttttaattttatgattgtCTTTGTACCATTCAGCATGAAAATAACCAGATGTAGATACATTATTCTTCAGAAGAAATATCCGAATTTTTAGCGTAAATGTGTTGATAGGTATGATAAAGAGTTCCAGTATGTCCATAATATTAGCGAGTTTATTTGTAAGACTTAAAAATACACCAATCGGTTACAATTCTAAAGTCTTAAGCATGAAAGAGCTTATACTCGGCTTAGagtagtaaaaatgaaaataattgatcagtttaaaaatgacaagacAGTGGTTTTTGTAGATCACACAAAAGCGATCACTCCAATCATACAGATTTTCAATACTTTCAAGTTGTTAGTTttaatgcaaagaaaataaatatgaaacatcAAGCCCAATAAGGTTGCATTGAGACACCACAGAGTGTGGCAGGGCTTCTGTTTGTTTGCGTTTAGAAATGTTTTAACCGAGGCTCTCGACCGCAGTTGTAGTGATGCCTTTTCGGCCAGTATTGATGGTAGTCTTGAATTGCTCAGGCACGGCATACTCCATCTGTAAACACaaggacaaaatttttaaaataaaactatttgcaACTGGCAGATATCGTACATAGTCGCCCGATTGGTCAGGAATCATTATGTTCATTTCAGAAGACTTCGACGAGATGATTTCCACGTTTACAGACTGCTCGTTCAGGTACATTTGGCAGCCATCCGTCTTTTCCACTGTAACGGTGGGAACGGTGCCCAAAACCTGAGAAGAATTTGAATTGTTACTTAGCCAAAGGAGGTCCCCGATTTAAAACAAACCTGCATCTGCACAGACTGGCAGTTGACAAACTCAACTGACGAGACAAGCGAGTCAAAAACTACAGCAGACTTTTTGCACGAGTCCATCACCACGGAGTTGAGCTTTCCCTTGATGGTGAGCACGCAATCCTCGCATTTGAACATGTAGACCACGTTGTTCATCTCAACCTGATCGATGACCAAATCTTTGCGGCCCTTGTGGTATTCCTACACAAATACAAAACTTTTAAGAGACAGGACTCCAGTGcagtataaatataatttcaatgcaatttaaaaaataaggtgtGCTTTAGATTACTGTCACAAAAACCAATAGAAataacaccaaatttgatgtccTAAGTCATGGTTAAAAGTCGCTACTGTTTAATTTGATTAgtagttttataatttagttttggaAATGACCTCAggattttagaattttgaaaatgtgtttaacCGTTTTCCCGTTACATGAAGTGTAAACTATTGTGAAAGTTTCAGAGTGGTTTTCTCTGTTGTTTGCAATAGTTTCCACTTAAAACTTAAACAAACACattcttttacttttttaaatgtttttcaaaagtCCACTCCAAGTTATAACAATCAATTTTGCACAAACTGAACACCGTTAGACTCTTCTCGACCTCTCCCGACCAGATGAAGGGTgtaggggtgcttacccctACCCCTTTCAGCCCGGTCAgaattttaatagcaaaaattttggGCTTAGATATATTTTAGATTATCCAAATCATTAtatcaattattgaaagataGTATTTGGAAGTGGAGCAACAATTTTTCGTGAACATATTCAAAATGGATTTTCTTGAACTTAAAGATCAAATTGTTTGTACTCACCACAATCCACTTTTTTCCTTCCTTGGCCATGAGCGGCGGTTTGGAGACTGGCGCACTCACAGCTTTGCCTCCAGATGAAGCACTTCCAGGGGGAGCCTTGAACGGAGCAGGTCCTGATCTGAGCGATGGGTTCTTATGAGTCTGCATGTCAGCAGTCACCTTCTTGAGTCCTTTATTAAATATACTTTAGAATCattgtacaaaaaaaattatattcggTTTACCACTGGTAATATCGGCGCCCTTATTAATCTCTGCAAAAAGTGCTGAGCGATCATTGCTGGCGTCTCCGTTGGACACGTTCAGCTGGCTCATGTCCAGGACTGGGGGAGGCGGAGGACAGCcaggtggcggcggtggcggagcGCCACCAGTCGCCTGCTGCTTTCCAGCCCACACAAGTCCGGTGGTGTGGTGCTGCTTGATGAACTGCTGCAGCGCGGTCAGTGCTTGGACCCATCCATGCACCCAATCAACGTGCACTTTATCCCTACAATACCGGTGAGATGTTAAAATGGTGTGTCTAAATATTATCATAGAAATGCGTACTTTTCCTTCCACTCCTTAAGTACTCTGTTGGTGTAAAACTGGCCGGCGTCGTTCATCTCCTTCACATAAGGTCCAGGCGTCGGTGACTGTAGATATTAAAATAGCAACTCGCGTTTTGCTTGTATCACAAAATTTACTTACCACAGCAATCCAGCCGAGAGCGGGGATGCTCTCGGAGATGGCGCTCAAGTGGTTGAACAGCTTGGAAGCGCGGTTCTTCTCGCGGAACTGCTGGATGGCCGAGATCTGGTCAGACGTGGGTTTCAGCAGGGTCTGAAGCTGAGCTGCGGCAGGTGCAGCACTGGTGCTGGCCATCTCCAAGTATGCCCTCTGCAcgctgtaaaaatatataatgagCTTCATGTCAAGCAcaataataaacttaataattccattttttaatatatgaagaaaaatggaCATCCCTTGTTGAAAGTTGTCATTTTATTcctccaacaaagcaagtttGTGCCATGAATTTATTCCTTATTTTCTGTGTAGTTTTGACtgtatgaatttattatttttttactattccACGAAACAAGGCAACAGTTGACATCCAAAATTAGcaggcataaataaaaaaaaacacgactCTCAATAGGAATGGCCAATTCTCTCTTCTTCCTctagcatattttttttagaatgaaGCTCACCTGAATGCCTTTCGCACCAGGTCGGCGTGAGTAGCCACATCCCCTCCGATTTTCGTCGAGGCATCAAAGTACGCGGCCAGTGGCCCTTGCAGGATTTCGTCAAAAGCCTGCACTGATGCACTCATTGCGCAGATTCCACCTGCAAACCAAAAGCATAGCCAAAATTAGTTGCAAATCATCGCGAGTCGAACAGGAAAACGACGAGTcaagcaaataaatcaaaatcacgGACAGAAAAGTCAGGGAAATTTCAAGGGCATTCAAGGGCAGTGCAAGGCTCACTCAAAACCAAACGAGGGGTGCACTCTGCCTTACGCGGGGGCGCCGTCGGGGCTAAAGGGGCGGGCTGGGGGCCCGGAGGCAGCATCGACTCGAGGCGGGTGGCAACAGCCTCCAGCCGGCCCACCAACGCCTCCAAAACGCCGGCATCGGCCATTTGCCAAAGCAAATTCCCAGAAAACTGAAGCGAGATAGAGTGcgtttaaatccaaaattatgAGCGACGGTGTTTGGCGTTTTTAGTGCGATCCGCGCAAGAGGTTTCCCGCAGACTAATAATTGCCAGTTGCGCGCGGGACGAATTTAGCCTCTCTGCTGGAGGAACAAGACGCGAGAGTTCAGACATTTTTCTCAATCCGGCTACACCGGTTTCAGACTTCAGTCAGCTGGAGAAGTGGAAGCAAAATTCAAACTGCATCTTACAGTgcatctcatttttttaatttatcactgCCGCTTGGATCAAAGCCAAGAGGGGAATGCAGTCAGGAAATCAGAGGCTTCAATCCTAACTggatatttagaataattttgataaatagtTACTTTaggtagaaattttaaaattaaacttcaaCAGAAAAAATGGAGGGTTCATTAAATGcaggaaaattgataaatatagTATCAACAAAACCGCAAATATTctatatcttaaaatttttcatatttggaaGAAATGTCGAACTACTGATATTTCATAGTTTTTCCTATGGGCTGATTGACACAATGAACTTATCAGAAGTGTTGCATGTTTTTGCCACACAATCAAAGTAGAgataaaagagaaataaacaaGACAATGAAGAGCATTTTGTAATGAGGACATTTTTATCAGATTAATTATCGCTTTGTGACAAATTGAAAGAGTAACCATCCTTAATATGgcatttacatattatattattcaacGAAAAATCCGATATTTAAAATCGCTTTAGGATATAATTACTGAAGTAAATAGCtgacaaaacaaataataagtAGTGTTACTAACGTCGTTATATGAACTAGAGTGAACCCGTTTATTCAAGCCGATCGAGTTACCCTATGCTGCgacatgaaaaaaattcacttctGCTTTTCGTATTATTGTTTCTGTAATTTGATAAAGCGTGAAACATAATAAAGTGCAAGCAGCGCAGTTGGTCGTGCCACGCCCAAACAGGAAAAAAGCCGGTTTCGGCCTCAAATCGCCGGAGCGGAAATTCCTCTCGACCGATAAACTCGGTGGCGAGATAAGCAGTCGCTCACCTTCCCTGAAGAAGCGGAGGCGGCTCTCGCGGAGGCGGTCGCGCGCCCCCGGCGACGGCTCCTCGACACTCTCTGTCTCTGCGGCGGCGGGTGCAGCCTCCGGAGGCGGCGAGGGCGGCGCCCTCTGCACAACGGGCGCGGGTGCCGGAACCGCCGCCGGGGGCGGCTCTTCGGCAGGGGGCTCCGGGGAGTCGGGGGCCTTCTTGGGGCGGCAGCACAACATCGCCTGCCCCCACGTGCGACGCCCCCAAGAGCTGCTCGCACTGAACCGGcagcgccgccgccaccgcagccGAGAACCGGTTTACCAAACAACCGCGGCGCACGAACCACCCCCGAAATGAGTCACCCCCTTCACAGAGAGCAACCCCCCTTCGCCATAATATTTTCGGCTGCCGGAATAAATGCGCTGCCGAGAGAGATCACGTCATGGCTAAAACTGCGCTGGGTGCTGCGAGATCAGAAATAATAATCGGCCTGCGGTGAAGTTTAACGGTAAACTTCGGTGCCGGATGCGCGCATGCTGGCTCGCTGcttttcaagtttatttttgcatttagtTTTCGATGGGCCAGTGCACAAATTACTAGCGTCAGAGCCGCCAGACGGAAATTTTGATAACcaaatatgcaaaatatttataggaTAAGAAAGAATCGCAGACACACCGgccatcaaataaaataaatgttatccACTGTCGAAATTatcgcaaaaatatttttacgaaagaaaataacaaattgcaattattgttCATTAAACCATTATTAAACTATCTCAAGCTccagcaaataatattatgttgatgaattgtttgctttttatttttaagtgattaattatgttaatggaataaaataaaacgcaataaATTGCCTTGGCGTAATATtgcgttatttttttgctaagGCACCATCTGacttcatattaaaaatttatgtactttaaatttactatCACGCGTGCACCATAGTGTTCACAATTCTCATTAATGCTCTCATcatgtataaaaatttagcattacTAAGTTAGCGCTTTCacaataaatttgacaaaCGAATCCTCTTAAGTctgatagtttttttttttttttgtaatggtGTCTATCGCAGTTAAGAGAGTTTGAactttaaaggaaatttttaagaaaccccatttttattaatgctaGAGGATGACTAATTAATTCTAGGCGATGACTCAAATTTCTAAACATTCTTCGCCTTTTTAAAACATAGAACAATTCAAATTCACGATAAATTTTAGAACGTGTAACACGGCCGGATCAATTATAGCCACTGGCAAAAAGCCATAATCTTGGCGTAATATTGTTCGCCACAATTATACACCACTGCTGGTGGCATGGTCCagttattcaaaataaattaggctAAAAGCATTCATGTGTAGTacttataattatattttaggttTCTGCTTTatactcaaatatttttgcaggccAATATTCACAAGATAACaatatttatgtaataaaattgcacGCCAGTTCCCATTTCCCACAGTCAATTATTGTGGTGTAAATAAGTATAAAagaagattattattattctttaaaactATACCTGTCTAAATAACAGtaaattttgttggaagcGGTTTTGTGGCACAAATCAAGTGGTTTGCTAAcaggaaatgaaaagtttCGAGATAAAACAATGTTTTAGAATGAATCACCCGGCCAAAGCGAAGGGTGTGCCGGCTTGGTAGATTTCCAGCCAAATTCAGCCCTGAGCATTAAGAAACTGTTCGAAAATGTTTGCTAATGCGTGATAAACGTCGAAAAATACTTAATGCaattcaaaatgttcaattcTACTGCGAAAATATTAAGATTTCAGCTAAAATCGTACCTACCTTTCAACAGAGAGGCGAAACGTCTGTATCAGTGTGACAGCTGAATTGCTATCAATGGTGCCAACCTTGAAAAGTTGATCGTGGTGCGAGAATACATTTAAAAGGGTAGACATtgacaaattgcaaaaatgcatATAACTGATATTATTTCGAAAACttctctcaaaataaaatttattaatttaacatgtGAAAAGGAAATGATTAGGGATTGATTTAAGACATATTACTATTATCTCTGTAATTCATATAGTAATATAATTAAGGTGTGTTCCTTTACGTTAGTaaataatgcttttatttATGCTCCCATCATTGCAATACCAAAATAATCAACAATAATATGTTATGGTTAATCAAAGatgggaataatttaataaataaatattgtaaaaacaaaaacaactaaaatgtttttcctgTCATGTTGAAATCAGTGTAGAggaacagaaattaaaataaataacaagttttagtaaagaaaattatagcaataattattatttcattacaaTTTGAAATCGCACAAAGAATACACATGAGACACATCTGCGCGTGGTACACTTTACATAATAATTGAGGGTGCAAAGAGAAAACTAGAATCACTGGTTCCTTTGGtcctgctgttgctgctgctgctggttgcCCCAGTTGAAGCCTCCTGGTCGCTCTTCTGGCAGCGGTGCATAGTCGGCATCTTCAGGGTGCGGATCCAGCAGGACTTTGAGCAGCTGCGGTGTGCGCAGGACCCTGAATCCACCCTCCTGCTGCGGGAAGACATCCTCAAGGAAGTAGTAGAGGTGGCCGACAGCCATGCCAATCAGGTCGACAGAGAACGCGTTGCCGAGCAGCACCGAGAAGCCCAGCAGCACCCACGGCAGATAGGGAGCCTGTgggattgaaatttattttattttttctctgattATGTTCAGAGGAATcagaactaaaatattttgaggtaaaaaaattataataaataacattGGCACGATTGGTGGAATTATGGCTTACGTGGAAATTCAGCAGGCCGAAAAAGTTCATCTGAACGTAGGGATTTCTTCTCGACCAAACGTAAACAAGCATAATGGTGAACGCCTGGCCCAGGAACAGTAAATTCACGAAAAACGCACAACACTGAGAAAAGTTAATGATATAGCccaaaatatacaatttgaaTGGGAAGCATACAATCATCCAGAAGCCGCCGAAGAGGAACATGACGACAAAATCAGCTGTTCGTCCTCGGAATGAACCTTCCTCCAACATCCGACAGTATCTGTACGTGAAGATCATGTTGAAGAAGAAATTGAATCCTATCGTTCCGAAGAACAAGAATGTCGTTACAAGTCTCCATAGCTGAAAATATGACACGAAGctgatgaaatgaaattattacatCATTTTTCAAGCTCCATACCTGATATTGTTTGACTATGAGAATAGGGTTGAAATACAGTTGAAAGGGGGACACCAGATCCAATTGCTAAAAAAAGTAGAAACGCAAATTAAAAGTAGGAAATTTACAATCGtaaatcaattcattttatcCAGCGCAgatcaaattatgaaaacacACTATGTTAAGAGTTGTGTACAAATGTATGACATgttgaataacaaaaaattactgaattcCAATTTGGATGAAGTTCATTCAGAGGTTTCCTCAATGGTCAGAGTGTTTTAGACAAACTAGGACGTGATTTCACGGAAGAGAACTGCTCTTCCAACGATGACTTTAGagtttttcgtgttttttattttaacgaaatcgaaaaaatgaatAGGGACTGCAGTTTTGAAACTTACAACAGCTATAGTGGTGACGACGCAGGCTGTGGTGTACGCCCTGGTGACAGGGGGCATCTGCAGGTACTCCTGCCTGAACGTCTGGTACGCCATACCGTCCTCACATACCCTCCCGGTGTCCAGAAACAGTCCGAAAACGTCACGACGTCAGTTCTCGGTCCGACTTCAAGCGGCCAGCTGACGACGCTGAAGTTTTCAATCCTCGACCAATAGCAGCGACTCAAAGTTGTGGAACGATCCTATTCGCCTCTGCCTTTGAGTTTGCCGGTAAAGCGCGAAAATCACAGGTGCGtttagattgaaaataataattaaaataagtgcataactcattgtcagacaACTTTctagttatttttcatttattcgcACACTCTACATCAGGCATCTAAATTTGCGTTCAAAACTTTCAAAGCTTTGTTAAGCacttacaattattaatttatttatttttgtggcgaattaaaatttgctgattgaatatcattttcttaattaatttggttttacaATGGACGTTCCCATAAGCAATTAACAAGGAATGTAAGGctaaaaagtcgaaaaattgcaaaaaataataataatatcaaatcaGTACTCGTCCAGTACAGCAGCTGTTGCAGCATGGTaggcctcattaaaattaataatattttttatcattcctctttcaattttcttttgtaccCCCCCCCCCAACGCAAAagggtaatttaaaattcctcaataaattattagagatttattttttttcaccaccATACatcaattattgtaatttctcACTGCAGaatagtttcaaaataaatggaaaattttaaggtgtATTATGTAATTGGCAGCAGCAATTTCCTTTAACCTTCGACACATTAAgggtagtttttttaatttttgtccaatTGTTGAAAGATTTTGCTAATGCATActcgaatttgcatttcattttgagaCACTAACTAGAGCCCCGGGAACAGTGGTCGTTCATTCCTTAAACACCCTGTGCTTAATAAATGGCAATCACCGCTGCCACtgcgaaatttttcaataataatgaatGCAAGTTAAAACCACCACAATCAATCGTGAgtcttgagaaaaaaatgattaataatattttatttaaatttgatttaaatggtGCTCTTGATACTTCAATATATTCATGAAAACCCTAATATGTGACATATATTTCGGCTTTAGGCTGACAAAAAAAGTATGGAACGGTTAGAACATCCATCTCGCCGTATGGTATTGACTTCAAATTGTAAACGCCAACACCAAAAGGACCCCGAAAACCTTTGGGCAAGTAATAGACGGTGCTTTCGTATTTCACCAGTAAATCGTCATCGGATAACAGTGGGTCGACAGTATCATGATTGCTGCACCACTTCTCTTCATCATTCAGCGAATATGTCTCATCaaagaaattatcattttctaATCCTTAAATTATGGTCGAAATGtatcaatgaaataatttaatctattAAACAAGTAAGTATTGATTACTTTACCTCCCATCCAATCGGCCAGGGCCGATATTTCCACTTGGTACCGAACAACTGGCAAGTGCATATCCAGAGagcaacaatatttaaaagcatctgcgaatttctgttgaaatattttaataacaacgTTGCTTTTATTGATTTAGTGTTTCATTTACATGCGCGCCTCTTTCAGATTTATACCATGATTCTCTTGCGTAAGTCACAGCTGAACCTCCTTCAGCAGctttttaattgtgagaattaaattgaattattaattaaaatatctaatgTATATGAAACTGACTCATTCCTTCTTTGAAAAACGTTGCTCTTCGCGAAGTCTATATAAATGCGAGTGttgcacataaaaaatatttccaatttgtcAATATAATCATTACATTCAACCTGCA encodes:
- the capt gene encoding adenylyl cyclase-associated protein 1 isoform X5, coding for MSASVQAFDEILQGPLAAYFDASTKIGGDVATHADLVRKAFSVQRAYLEMASTSAAPAAAQLQTLLKPTSDQISAIQQFREKNRASKLFNHLSAISESIPALGWIAVSPTPGPYVKEMNDAGQFYTNRVLKEWKEKDKVHVDWVHGWVQALTALQQFIKQHHTTGLVWAGKQQATGGAPPPPPPGCPPPPPVLDMSQLNVSNGDASNDRSALFAEINKGADITSGLKKVTADMQTHKNPSLRSGPAPFKAPPGSASSGGKAVSAPVSKPPLMAKEGKKWIVEYHKGRKDLVIDQVEMNNVVYMFKCEDCVLTIKGKLNSVVMDSCKKSAVVFDSLVSSVEFVNCQSVQMQVLGTVPTVTVEKTDGCQMYLNEQSVNVEIISSKSSEMNIMIPDQSGDYMEYAVPEQFKTTINTGRKGITTTAVESLG